In Megachile rotundata isolate GNS110a chromosome 10, iyMegRotu1, whole genome shotgun sequence, the sequence GAAGACTCGAAAATAAGAGAGTCCTCTTATTAGAAGGTGGTAAAAAGTTTGAATACAAATTTCCAGAAAAATACTCTAATCGCGTAGTTGCTTTAAATCAACAAACACGTACTTTACTTTCAAGCATAGGAGCTTGGCAACATATAGAAGCAACACGATATTGTGCAGTACGGAAAATGCAGGTATTACCAAAGTTTAGAATGAAAAATggcattaaatattttaaaaaatgatttattattttatcttgtaTAATAGTTTTACAAATGTTgcaattaaatgtaaaatattcagTAGGTATGGGATGCTTGTTCtgatgctatgattgtattCAATGAAGATTATTTAGCTGAAGAAATTGCTTATATAGTTGAAAATGACTTATTATTACATGGAGTAAATAAGCAATTAACAGAAAAGGAAAATGTGAATGTAGTTTATGACTCTAAAGTTGAAAGCATCAAATTACCTGTAAATGAAGGAGATAATGcagaaatacaattacaaaatggaaaaacatataaaacAAAGTTATTGGtaagtaaatgaaaaatataaaacaaatatagtaaatgttacATATCGTATTTAGTTACGATATTCTCTAGCAATATTTTCAACCTTGGTGGTTAAATTGTCTAAGTGggtattgatattgtatgaaaaTCTTTTCAACTCTATAGCCAATTCATTAAATTGTTGTTGACTATTGTCATTTGTAGAACTTGTACTATATAGTCTACTCAATCTAATATGTTCCGATTCTCTGTTATTTGTATTATGCATACATCTGTTTTTTCCAGTTATGTAACGATTTTTTCTTTCACTAACTAAATGATATACAGCTTTTATTAATTCGCGTGGTAAACGGTTTTCACGGGGGTCATTGGGACGAATATGAATTGCACAATGATGTGGTGGATGTAAGAGAAGTGCACCTTGTCTACACACTTTCATTATTCTTTTTGGAGCGTGATCTAATAGCTTTGAGAATAACATACTTTCCAAATGTGCTACCAGTTCTGCTCTTCGCACTAATCTATCCAACCCAGCACACCTTCTTAATTCTTGTATATCTGATACAGCAAGGCCCatcattaaatttgttaaaatcacTGTtactaaaataacaaaacttagAAGCATTAAGTGTGCAGTACCAGAATATAAAATTGGTGCATCATCATCAAAaaatacatcttcaaattccaattctccagaCATCATTATAATAGTTTTTAGTAAACCAACTAAAGGATTAGTAAAAGacttataatttttatgtaacacACTGAAACCTAAAGAAAAACCTATTATGAGACATATATAAGCACCAAGGAATTTAAAGAAGTTAATTGATACTTGTGTAAACATTTGTATGTAAAGACCAAACATAGGAAATCTTCCAACTACCATCATTAACTCTatccaaattaataaaatacctaCAGCTGCAACATGATGTTGCCAGTCATTTATTGGCACAAGTAATACTATAATTGATACTAACACAACACTCCATTGAAGCCAATTTTCCCACCttttaatgtaaatatatataccatgagtcatttgaaaaaattctttaCCAGCTAATACCACAGTAAATATTAGTACCAGCCAAAAaagtacttttttaaatttatcaatattCCAAAAATATGTGACAGCAATGTATGCTGtaaaaaatacaacaaaaatagaatgaaatattaaatttaataaaaagaatttacGAATTCTCAACCATTTTAGATAAAGGAAACTTTCACACAAGGGATGTTTTAATACTTGTTTTTGTCCAACTTCTACCAGACAAAGCATCAAATCTGTTTCTCCTCTTCCACCAGGCACCAGTGGTCTAAAATCCAGTCTTAATTCACAATCAAGATCACCTAATTCATGATCATGTAAAGAAATTGCTTGATCCAAACGCGATATAAATCTTGGCAATACGTCCGGGGTTCTACGTACGATGAAACTTAATGCAGAAATACCACCTTTTGTCCTTGCAGTAACATCTGCTCCTTTCGATAATAACACCATTACCGTTGACGAACTTTCATTTAATGCCGCAATATGCAAAGGCGTATAACCAAATTTGTCCGCTTTGTTGATTAAAGCACCAgccttttaaaataaataaaatacatagttTTTAACAGTTATATGATTTCCGCGTAATTTGGATAATCAATGAATGAACCTGTATCAAAATCTTCACCAATTCTATTCCTCTAGTCACTTTTGCGACAGCAGCATGTAATGGAGTGCGACCGTCGTTATCTTCGGTATTAACTTTAGCGCCAAAATTTATAAGTGTCTCTAAGGTTTCTGCAGATTGAGACAGAGCTGCTAAATGCATTGGTGTTTGGCCTCTTGAATTTTTTACTTCACACGCTGCACCGGCATCTAATAGTAATTTTGTGCATTCTGCACTACCTTCTTCAGCTGCTAAATGTAATGGAGTAGACCTCATAGAACTAAACTGTACTCTTACATCTGCTccataatttagtaataatttcatGCATGTAACAGAACCTAGACTTGCTGCTACATGTAATGGTGTTTCAGTATAAACctatttaattaacattaagagcataagaataaaataaatacttgtAATATTGTAACAAATATAATACTTGTAATCATATACCTGAGGATTATTAGGAGAAGCACCTGATTGCAATAATGCTTCTACACAATCTGCTGCATTACTTAGGACAGCATAGTAAAGAGGACTTTTTCCAGACAGACCAGCATTTACGTCAGCTCGtgattttaataaacatttaacaCAAGCAATATTTCCTATAGCAGCTGCACAGTGTAAaggtgtatattttttattaaaatcccACTCACATGGATTTGCTCCATACTTTATTAACtcttctataattttttctgaTGCAGCACAGGCTGCTAAATGTAGTGGTGTTCTATAAAATGTGCAGATTAATATCTAAAAACTAGATCATTCTGTCATTCAATTTCATACCTGCCATCACAATCTCTAGCAGAAACTTTTGCATTTTTACTCAATAGAGTTTTTACTAAATCTAAATGACCTAAGTAACAAGAAACTAAAAGACAAGTGTTTGGCCATCTTGTAAAAAGTTGCAAAGCAGTTGCATTTGCAGCTACTTCATTTTCAATGCTCAGTGACGTATTTTGTATGTGTCTATATTAAATAGAATTTGAATTATATTAGGTATAATAGATATAATTATAAGTAAACTACTAATTGTACCCATTTGCAAACGAAGATAtagtaattttctgatttttcaatGCCACTTCACTAAAGTtagcatttgaaaattcatcAATAACTTTGCGCAGAGTGTCACCATGAAGAGTAGGAATAAGAGAAAGTGCATGTTCTCCTGCTGGAAGATTAGATAATGCTTGCACAATCTCCTCTGTATTCCACAATTGTTGATTTGATATTTGCTTCTCTTTTATATGACATATTACAACAGATTCAGAACTATGCTCAGAACTAATACTACTTTTTTCTATATTATCCATCCAAATATTTTCGCATTCTTCACAGTCTTCCTGAAAttacttatatttaataaaataaatgcctgatacattttttacacttacGGTATCATTAATAAGGATGGTAGGCGGCGACATTACATGTTCTGTAGTTGGCTCTCCTTGAGTATTATGACTACTCAATAatctatttaaaaatgatttcttttttaaaattgacaTGTTATTACACATTGGCTCTTTCTAGCCCTTAAACACTATTGCATtatctaaaaaaattattaatagttaTACTAACTTTTAAACATGTATATAACAGAAGGAGTAAATTACACTTACAGTGTCCTATTGCACTTTAAACCTATTTTAGTTACCAATAAAGTTTGAAACAAGATCACACATGTTCCTTCATGTTTGTAAAACAGAACTGGCATATTTTTAGCTTTCACTGCCTCTTCTTGTAAGTGTATTCCAAAAAGAGAGTTTGtgctataaatttttattcaaagtaTTATCCTATGCAGACATCACAATATAAAatctatacattttatttaaaacatatgCACATTGTGTAATTTTACTTCTATGAAATACTTCATGCAACTGATATCAACATCCTTTAAGGAAGTAATCATACTCATTTATTTTTTCCTTGATACTATGtttgtgaaataaattttatatttaagaaattatattattacgtaatttaatttttttaaataattatgatccaaactacttttattaaaattgtatttgttaTGACAATATTAGTTTGAACagtaatttacaataaatagtTATAGCTCTAAAGAAGTATTAAATActtgtacataaaaataattaattcttacAAGGTCAAGTGTAAAGCACATTTGATCTAAAAGTACATTCAGTTTTCCCACTGAAATGTGGTACAGAACTGAAGTTATTTCCAGACACATTGCTTGAATGTTAATTCTTCCCCTTCCACACACCATCCTGTTTACATTATCTACATTTCTACACAATATCCTGATTTCTTTCTGTCACTTTTCAGTACGATAGTATAGTAAATTTTGTTAGAATTGATTCTTCATCTATATTAAACTGAATATTTACTTTAGATTGGAGCAGATGGTGTAAATTCATTGGTACGAACAGTAATGGGTGTACAATATTTGAAATGGGATTACAATCAAATGGCTATAGTTGCAACTCTTAAACTGTCAGAGGTAAACTTTAGTTATTAAATAATCACTGTATTATCTActgcaatattaattatattttcatttcagCCTACAGAAAATATTGTTGCATGGCAAAGATTTTTACCAACTGGTCCAATAGCCTTACTTCCAGTATGTTTTACAATTAATTAGAAAGAAGTAAAGTATTGTACTAGATTATTTTCTCCCTTTATTATAGTTAACAGATAGCCTCAGTTCTCTCGTATGGTCACTACCAACAGATGAAGCAAAAAAGCTATTAAAAGTTTCTGAAGAAGAATTTGTTGATAGTATAAATAGTGCTTTGTGGAAAGTCTATCCAAAAGATGGCATAGTCGAAAGTGGTTTGCGCGCACTTCAACAATTACTTGACGGATTATCTTTACAAACTGGTGTAACAAGGCAATTACAACCATCAATATCAGATATTATAGAAGGATCACGCGCCGCTTTCCCATTACACTTTGGTCACTCTGTATCTTATGTACAGACAGGAACTGTTTTAGTAGGGCAAGTAAAACAACaagtttatatatacatatattaagagTATATTTTATTCACATTACATACTTTTCATACAATacaacaaaaattgtaataagtgaagtaataatttgtatattacattttttcagAGATGCAGCACATAGAGTTCATCCATTAGCTGGTCAAGGAGTAAATTTAGGGTTTGGAGATGTGACACTGTTGGTCCAACTTCTTGCAGAAGCTGTTATAAATGGAGCTCCTTTGGGAGATATAAACTATTTAAGGAAATATGAAACATTGCGACAACGCTATAATGTCCCAGTAATGTTGACTATTGATGCATTACATCGGTTATATAAAGGAACAGCAGCTCCTATTGTACTAGTTAGAAGTTTGGGATTACAATTAACAAATGCTATTCCAGCATTAAAGGTATTCCATTTCATTTAGTGTTATTTTAATAGTCAGAGACGTTACAGTGCTGTTAAAAACGTTAAATTGCttcaatttgttaataatttcattacttATTTCAGAAAGCTATAATAGGACATGCATCTGGTCAAGCAGCGCATTGATGCTGTTAATcattaatgtaaatatatttgtaatacaaaTAGTATATAAGTACTAAACATTTCTGAAATAAAAGTTAAAACAGTGACGATTTATATCAGTAACGATTATTTATGGTGATTTGTTATATACTAAGCAGTTGTAAgatatcagtatatttttttgtaattatatttttaatcatgAATTATATGTTTTCGTAAAATTTGGTATTCtagtaaatttattaatgatattttGAATAAGAATAAACTTATCGAGAACtatataaattagtaatttcCGATTAATTTTATGCATAACGAGATATGAAAATCTGTACATATCAATTGTCATTCCACGTGATTAGAGGTTACGGAACAGTAATACATGATACATTAGCAACTTATTATGTCACTATTTCAGAGAAGCAAAATAgttaaaacaatattaaatagGAATAGGAgaatattttttagaaaaaaatgtaaaaattaaaatattgttagaTGTAATTTTGTAGTAAAACAACTCTATAATGTTTTCACTATGTACATGATTTAGGTTACTGaattatttgtgaaatttagtaataatttctgattttaaaaacaaaagtgCAGTGCATAAATTTTTGATCGTGATTTCGTTTAAATTACGTACGgagaattatagaattattgaAGAAAAAAGAATTTCATTCCATGTAAGAAGAGGTTATTTCTCATGCAAcatatatgcaatatataaaaaaatcttttaaccatgtattttttatttcagattcACAATACGTCTGACAAAAATCTTATTTGATTTTTAATCCATAATGTTTATATCTAAAAGATTGTTAAAAGGAACAGCGATTGGAATAATTGGATTGGGTACGCTGGCATCTTTAAGAGCAAATGAATATGATTTAGGATCTATAGGTATTGTACGATTAGGACGTGCCGCAATTACTGTTTTCATAATTGGGAGACattataaaaatgaactatATGGTAGTAACCTAAACTCAAATACTCAAGAATATTTAGAGTTAAAGTCAAAAGTACATAAATATGGAGCAGAAAAGCTTCTGGAACTTTGCTGTGCCAATAAAGGTGTTTATATAAAAGTAGGCCAACATATCGGTGCATTAGATTATTTATTACCATCAGAATATGTTCATACCATGCGAGTATTGCACAGTTCTGCACCGCAATCAACATTTAAAGATGTACTCACTGTAATTAAGGAAGATTTTAAGAAAGATCcatatgaaatatttgagaGTATTGACTCCAAACCTTTGGGTACTGCCAGTTTAGCACAAGTTCACAAAGCTGTACTAAAAAATGGTGATGTTGTTGCTGTTAAAATTCAACATCGAGCAGTTAAAACTAACTCTTATGTAGATATTAAAACCATGTCAGCTTTAGTAAAAATAACATCATTAATATTTccagattttaaatttgattggCTTGTAGATGAAACTAAAAAGAATATTCCCAAAGAATTAGATTTCACTCAAGAAGGAAAAAATGCAGAAAaagttcaaaatatattttcacacTATCACTGGTTAAAAATACCAAGAATATATTGGGAAATTTCATCATCACGGGTTTTAacaatggaatttattgaagcAGGTCAAATTAATGACCTGAAATACATTCAAGACAATAATTTAAATCCCTATGAAGTTAGCAGTAAATTAGGCCGACTTTATAGCCATATGATATTTATTGTTGGTTTTGTACACTCTGATCCACATCCTGGTAATGTTTTagtcagaaataaaaataatgaagcaGAAATCATACTATTAGATCATGGATTATATGCCAATCTTTCTGATAAATTTCGATGGGAATATTCCAAACTCTGGTTAGCAATATTAGATGGTAATAAAGCTGCAATGCAAACACACTGTGCAAATTTAGGTGTTGCAGATATGTATGGATTGTTGGCTTGCATGGTATCAGGAAGATCTTGGAACACTATTATGACTGGTGTACAGAAAACTAAATATGATTCGCTAGAAAAACAAGAATTTCAAAGAGAAATACCAAACTTATTACCTCAAATTAGTCATGTGTTAGAGAAGGTGAATCGACAGATGCTATTAATTCTTAAAACAAACGATCTTATGCGTTGTATTGAATATTCTTTACATACGGAATCTAGAATGTCCGGAATGATGGAAATGTCAAAATGTTGTATACTTTCAGTATACGGAGAAAAACTAAAATCTTGTACCACTAGATGGGCAAAAtggaaaatttctgtatttaaacAATGGGCACTTTTTAAATGGACaatgtattacttttatttaggggtattaaatttcaatataaaggATTCTGTAGATTCATTCATGAAAAATGAGTTTTATGCGCTTTAACAATACATTACTTTTAGGAGAAATAAAacatatttctttaaattaaatgaGTAATCATTGGAATCGTATAATTAAGATTTTGTAggtaacattaattttatatatttaataaatttgttaaacttgtaaatctttttgtacaaaatatgcaaataaatatttcatatttacttTTACACGCGAAGTGAGAAAaggaaaatacattttttctcTCTATCGAATAGAAAGATAtctaatataaacaaatatttacgattatataaatgaatgttaatattaataataatttattgcaagTATGTGCCTATGTTTTAGACTAATTCcatgaatattataaattatccgtttttacaatatatataaCATACAGATTGTTATCTACAttgttagaaaaaataaattgtctCATATCAAAGACCTAAGAAAATGtactttgttaaataatttaaaatatgtaataaaacaattttacaataaattgaaaataaatcatTTCCGTTGTAGTACttaatcttcaattttatttaacttcaATACTTCGTTATAAATTTATACGTATACATAGCGTTATATTTTTACTTGAAAAACGCaatgattaatataaattatatgctCCCAAGCCATTAACTATCGCATTATAACATTTTTGTTTCATTAGGTATTATTTCGAGGCTgttatgattttgaatatatgtttACTGCGTCATTTATTACTCACGCCGTTCAAGTAAATTTTATTTCGCAGAACTGCTATTTTTAGTCAAAGTTCAGCAAGTACGTATTGAAAACGTATCTTTCCTGCGTCATTTATTACTCATACACTTCATATGTAtcatacacatgtatgtatgcgTATATATGCATACGTAcaaagtatatattttatacattatgaAGTCATGAGAAAAGGAAGAGTATACAAGTCGCGTACATGATTTCTGCAAAAGtttgtttatattaaatatattattataaaaatgaaaattttttaacgatgataattttgtaatcaaatatgtaaaaaacGTGTTTATTGTTATACATTTAATTGTTACAACTTGAGATGTACAATAAGCATATCCATTATTCTAGCAAAAGGAAAATAACCAGAAAGGAAAGCGTCCTTTTACATTTCTTAGGTATAACGACAGTTATACTCATCGGCGTTGCCACGTTTCAAAGCACCTATTGcacgtattttaatatttataaatcaataCCATCATGTTTAAGTTATGTCACTTATAATTTGATTTTAAATAGTTATTTATGTAAAAGAAAGCAATAgcttattataaattaacaaaatatattatatttgttcaGCATGAATTGATATCTTTCACtatttttataagtttttaaaatgtatatttatttaaactaaaaaCAATGTTTTGTAAGTTtcgtatgtaaaaataaatgtattttattactgAGATTATTG encodes:
- the Adck1 gene encoding aarF domain containing kinase 1 translates to MFISKRLLKGTAIGIIGLGTLASLRANEYDLGSIGIVRLGRAAITVFIIGRHYKNELYGSNLNSNTQEYLELKSKVHKYGAEKLLELCCANKGVYIKVGQHIGALDYLLPSEYVHTMRVLHSSAPQSTFKDVLTVIKEDFKKDPYEIFESIDSKPLGTASLAQVHKAVLKNGDVVAVKIQHRAVKTNSYVDIKTMSALVKITSLIFPDFKFDWLVDETKKNIPKELDFTQEGKNAEKVQNIFSHYHWLKIPRIYWEISSSRVLTMEFIEAGQINDLKYIQDNNLNPYEVSSKLGRLYSHMIFIVGFVHSDPHPGNVLVRNKNNEAEIILLDHGLYANLSDKFRWEYSKLWLAILDGNKAAMQTHCANLGVADMYGLLACMVSGRSWNTIMTGVQKTKYDSLEKQEFQREIPNLLPQISHVLEKVNRQMLLILKTNDLMRCIEYSLHTESRMSGMMEMSKCCILSVYGEKLKSCTTRWAKWKISVFKQWALFKWTMYYFYLGVLNFNIKDSVDSFMKNEFYAL